The genome window AGGCCGAAGTGCGCACCATAGGCTTTGCCGCCCTGAATGAAGGTGATATGGCGGAAGCCACTCGCTACCTTTTCTACAGCCTCAACAATGTTGCGCAACATGCCGACGTTGTATTTGGACAGATCGGCGGAAGTCTTATGTTCCTGATAGGCCGCGTAGAAGATGTGCGTGACGTCCTTTAGCCAGTCCTGCTGCTTGGCAATGGCATCCGGATTGAGCAAATCAATGGACTGAAACTCTGCCTGGGTTTCGAAGTCAGGCGCACGCCGCGATATCGCCTTGACTTGCCACTTGACTTGCTGAGTGTCTTTGCCTTCGACGTAGTGGATCAAATTGCGCCCAATAATGCCCTGTCTACCTAATACCAGTGCCATATGCTTCGCCGTCATGTATTTGCCCCCTGATCTGGATCGCTCCGGCTAATGTAAATGTTGGTAGTCGCTAATTCAAGGCTAATAAAAAACTTTCATCAGCTCATACCGTCTAAGTTTTAGATTTTGGATGTAAAAACCTACGGGGGATTACACTCAGGTTCTGAATCTATTGCCAATAAATTGTAATTTATAAATCCAGATAAAATTCTAATCAAACTGGATGCTATTCCAACCCCTATATAATGCATCTGTTGTGTATTTGTTAACACCTCGTGCTCTCCCTTCTGGTGGAAGATAGGCGATTCCTCCGGAATTATGGTTGGTCTATGGTAGTTCTGTTCATGCATTGCACGGACTGCATTGGCGGTTTGGATAGTAGAGCTAAAATCCTTTTTGGTTTTTATCACTCCAATCGTGTCGGTGCCTACAAGCAATCATTTTGAAACCACTGAATGAGTTGCAGGATTAAGGAGATTATTTGGGAAATTATTGGGTATGGTACCAACAACCCTACTCCTCAAAACAACTCTAGATTTCAACTGATAGACAAGATACCTGCATCAACCAGTATTCTAAGCTGCATTTGGCTCTGAAAAAAGCTCTGAAAAAAGGCTCTGAACCGACATTGTTCACAATTTTCTCTGCCGTTGGGATGAATTTATTTTATCCAACCATTTCTAAAGTGAGAGCTTAGTTTGCGAAGCGGAGAAACCACACTCAAATTTAGTCACTCACCGACCACTCGTTCCTAATTGTTGTTCTGGAGCATTTGATTGATGAGCGCCCCCGACAATGTGTGGTCATTAGCTTTTGGTATTTATCGTGATGTGTTGCCCATCGTGCGGCAACATTTGGGCGACTGGCAAACACAGGCTCGCCAAATCCCTGATCCAGAACTGCGGCAACAAGCATTGGCAAGCATCAAGACGAAAACCTTTCATTGTGAAGGTGGCTCGATTTACGGCTTGCTGGTGAGGGAACACCGCCACAAAATTATTCGGTTCATTGTGGCTTACCAAACCATTAGTGATTACTTGGATAACTTGTGTGACCGTAGTACGTCTTGCGACCCTGACGATTTTCGAGCTCTGCATGAAGCGCTCTTGCAAGCGCTGACTCCCGGCGCAGAACCTACAAACTACTACCGCTTGCGAACTGAGCAAGAAGACGGAGGATATCTCCAAAAATTAGTCGCCACTTGTCAATCGGTACTCCAGCAACTTCCAGCTTATTCAAACATTGCGCCTGCTCTGCAAGAGCTAGCCACGCATTACTGTAATTTGCAAGTGCATAAGCATGTCACCCCTGAGGAACGGGTGCCCCGCTTAACCGCCTGGTTTGCCTCGCAGCAAGCGAGCCTGCCCGAGATGAGTTGGTATGAGTTCTCTGCCTGTGCTGGCTCCACGTTAGGCATCTTTTGTTTGGTTGCCTATGCCTGTGAAGAAACCTGTTCAGCGGACCTAGCTGAGCGTGTGAAAGCCAGTTATTTCCCCTGGGTTCAGGGACTACACATTCTGCTAGATTACTTTATCGACCAGGAAGAAGACCGCAGCAAGGGTGATCTGAATTTCTGTGCTTACTACCGCAACGATCAGGAAATGATCCAGCGGTTTGCTCACTTTATTCAGCAAGCTAATCGCGCTGTACTTTGGCTGCCTCACCTGAAGTTTCATCGCATGATTAATCATGGCTTAGTCGGGATTTATCTAGCGGATGAAAAAGTGAGCCAACAAAAGGAATTGCACAGGCTAGCTAGACGCCTAATGCAGGCGAGTGGCCTTTCCTCAGTCTTCTTTCTGGTTAACGGCTGGATCATGGCACGCTTACGTTCGCGCTCTAGCTCAGCACCTTCTGGCAGACAAACCTCTAGGGAACCCATCTTGTCAACCTAAAAGCTCAACCTAAGACCCCAACAGGAGCAGGATCATGCCCAGAATTGTTGTGCTTGGAGCAGGGCCAGCAGGCTGTTCAGCAGGCTACCACCTGGCTAAAAGCGGGCATCAAGTCACCCTTATTGATAAAGCCACCTTTCCTCGGGACAAAATCTGTGGGGACGGGATCAGTTTTGAGTCTGTCCAAGCTCTGTTTACCTTAGGAATTTACCCGCAGGATATCAAGTGTCTGGCCCAGTATGCGCCCGTTTGTGGCTTACGGCTGGGGGTTTCCAATGGCAACGAGCATATGCAGACCACTCAACTCGAAGGGTATTGCATTCCTCGATTTGAGTTGGATAACCTGCTCTACCAACATGCAGTAGAAGCAGGTTGCATTCCTCAAACCCAAACAATCACCGACCTTGCCCGTTCTCATCCAGACCTGTACCACGATTACGACCACATTATTGACGCTCGTGGGGTCTATGCCGGTGAAGCCAATGCGATTGCAATTAGAGCCTATTGGAGTGTTAAAGTAGAAGACTTTCCAGAGCCTTACTGTTCAAAAGCCCATATTTACTTTGACCCCAAGCTGGGAGTCAATGGCTATGGCTGGCTATTTCCAGTGACCGTTAAAGATGGACTGATTAAACTTAACGTTGGTGTCATCTTGTGGCTGGATGAGTACCAGAAACTGAATACAAACATCATTCGTCTGTTCGACCAATTCGTCCAGAAAAACGAGACAACTAAAGCCCTTTTGAGCAAACTGGTGAGCCAGCAGAAGCCCAGAGCTTACCCACTCACGACTGCTAAACGGGACAACAGGGTCAGTGATGGCAAGGTCCTGAAGATTGGTGATGCAGCTAACCTGACTGACCCCCTAACTGGTGAGGGCATCGCCAATGCCCTGCTAAGTGGCTTACAAGTGGCCCAAGCGATCAATATGAGCGTTATGCCAGCGGCGGCAGCAGAAAACTGGCAACGGCTTTACCAAATTCATTTTGAACCAGATTTTCAGGCTGGCTTATGGCTGAAGTCTTTGAGAAAGTCCTTTCTCGCCAATCAATTGCTGATCAGCTTGATGAAGCGCAACCATTGGGTGGCTGAACGCGTGATGTATGCCGTTGCTGGACTCATTCCCTACAGCGAGTTTGTCCCCTCATTGAGGTATTAGGAGCTTGAATATTGGCGCGGTTATACCAACTCGTTCTTTAATCGCTACCCATTGACCCCTCACAACTTCCCCCTGCCAAGGGGAGTTGCGTAGGCGGTGAGGTTCTAATGCGTGGCTCTCATTTAGAGAATTGGTACCACTGGCATAGAGGTTCTTGAAAACTCAGATTCTTAAGAGCTCGAATTCTAGCTAGACTGACCTCTATGCCCGCCAGTTTTCTCCCGCCCCAGGTCAAATATTTAAGTGAACCCACGTCGATTGCCTTGGCTGAACGCATTGAGCGTCAGCCGATCCAGACTGCCCTAAGTACACAACCGATTGCGACTGCCTATATTCGTCAGGGCAGCGGTGGCACACCGATTCTGCTTTTGCATGGCTTCGACAGCTCAGTGTTTGAGTTTCGCCGTCTCCTGCCGCTGCTAGCTGCTCAGAATGAAACTTGGGCGCTCGATCTGCTGGGCTTCGGTTTTACCGAGCGTTTGACGGGCTTACCCTTTGCCCCGCCCGCGATCAAAGCTCATCTGTATGCCTTTTGGAAAAGCCTGATTCAGCAACCCATGATCCTGGTAGGGGCATCGATGGGAGGAGCCGCTGCTATTGACTTCGCCCTCACCTTCCCGCAGCTCGTGCACAAGCTGGTTCTGATAGCCAGCGTGGGCTATAGCGGTAGCTTTCCGCTGGCGCAGTTTCTGGCGCCTCCCTTTGATTTCCTGGCCATGGAATGGTGGCGGCAGCGCAAACTGCAACCCTTGGCCTTCTACAGCACCTTTGCGCCTTGGGATATAGCCTCGCAGGAAGCACTCCGCTGTGCTGCACTGCATCTGGAGATGCCTGGCTGGTATGAAGCTTTGCTGGCCTTCACCAAGAGCGGCGGCTACAGCTTGCAACAGCAGATTACTCAGGTCCAATCGCCAACGTTGATCCTGTGGGGTGAGCAGGACGACATGTTGGGCACTAGCGATGCAGCTAAATTCAAGCGGGACATTGCCCAGAGCCAGCTAATCTGGCTCAAAGGCTGTGGTCATGTGCCCCATCTAGAACAGCCTCAGCTTACTGCCCAACATATTCTGGCGTTCCGGTAAGTGCTTGGTCGTCCCGGCTAGCCCTGTTAAGAAACAGGCATCAGTCCATTAGCTGGGACAGCAGAATGATCAGACGCCAAGTGAAAGGGTTTAGTTGAACTCTCGGATCCGATCTAGGGCTCGCTGACCACCCCACTTGCTCACGATCAAATCGTCGTACTCATCTGCGACATCTAAGACTGCTGTGACCGAGGCTTCAAATTCTTTCTTGTCATCGCCGTAGTCAACGATCGTGTCTTCAAAGAGAATGTCACCTTTCTGATCTACACCAAAAGCGCCGAAGCGCATCCTAGCGTTTTCTTGCAGCAGAAAAAGCATCAAATCTGAGGTTAATTCTGCCCCAACTGCCACAAAGGACCGACTATTAATCACCGCATCATTCTCGCCCCAGGGGTAGATCAGCACCTCTACTAAAGCTGAACCTCTAAATAGCCCTAATCCTGGCACATCTGGCCTAGCACAGGGAAATTTGCCGAACAATTGGCCCATCCAGGTAGCAACCTTATCGTAGCAAGCTCTCTGTGCTTCTGTCTCAAATTCCATTTTGTTTGTCCCGAGATCATCTCTACTGGCTCTGGGGCCTGAATAGTAATGAAGTTAACCGACTAGTGCCCAGTTTCAAAATATTTCTGGTTAACGCTGAAGCAAACCTCCTAAGTAAACGTAGCGGTTTTGTTGCCGTTAGAAAATCTGGCGAGTAAGGATAGCACGTTTTGAAATAGCTATGCTTGCAATGAATGGTGCAAGAGCATGCGCACAGGACTGATTCCTGATCCATTTCGCTCACTTGGGGAACGCATCACCACTTTTGTAAATATTTTGTTACACTATTAACATAGCTTTACACGAGGAGTCCCAACCATGCGTTACACAGACCAACAAGGGAACACCCTCAGCCTTAATCAATGTATGGCTGCCAACAGCTTCTTCATGGAAGACGAAATGTACAGCCGTGAACCCCTAGAGATGCATTTCACCTCAACAGGAGAGTTACGGGCAGGCAAGAAACCCAAGAATGCTGGTAGCGAGCTAATTGCCACAGAGAGCTAAGCTCACAAGACCAAAGCCCAACAGGCATGGCTAAGTATTTAGCCTCAAATGCAAATGCCTCAAATGTAAATATTGAGCTCGCATTGACCCTTTAGATTTTGTCCTGATTTGACATAGGAACCAATATGAATCAGCCCACCGAACTGTCTTTAGAACAACAATTCAGTCTTAAAATCTTCGCAGACCAGGTGCAGCAGATGTCCCACGAGCAAGCCCAAGAGTTTTTGCTCATGCTGCGCAAACAGATGATGATGCAGGAAACGATGTACCAGAAGTTTCTAAGGCATGAGTGGAAACTTGATGTAGATGCCTTCTCTGTGTAGAACACAGGAGCATAAAGTTTAGAGTAAGCGGCTCCCCAGAACAGGGGAACCGCTTACTTTTTTAGTAAATCGGACTGACGCTGCCAACGTCTACCCAAATCCCGCTGCACACAGCAACGGCTTCGAGATTGCCTATATTTCGGCCTTTAGGCAGAGCTTTAAGAGTAATGGGGACCTTGCGATTGAGCATAAGCCGCAGAGGTTAGCCTACCTATAGCTGAGTTTTTGCTGCACTTGCAATAATAGGCTACACCTACGCTTTAGGTATACCTAATTGATGATTAATGACTAAAGACATAACTAAAGTACAACTTATTTTTGAAGTAAACGGAGTGACTGTGCCCCAGGGTAGGGACATAGAAGCGTCACCTTCTCTAGCTAAAGGGGCGTGCCACCTATTTTTCTACTCCCTCTACAGGATGAGTTCTTGTAAAGACTAGAAGGTTAGTGTTGATACTGATGTTGTTTTGTTTCGTTCTGGTTTCGATTTAGTTCTTGCTGTTGATGCTTGGTGATGGCTCAAATAGGAGCAAAGCGACTGATCTCCAGAATTGACCTCTAGATTATTCTGTTTGTTTTCGACCAGATCTAGCTTAAAGGGTTGAAGGAGCAAAAACTTGAGCAGTTTTGCAGCTAGTTGCACTTTGGCTAAGTAACTCAATGAGCATAAGAAAAGACGCTATAGAGTCAGCCTGGAGGGCACTCGATACCTCCCTTATTTACTACAAGGGAGAGCCTATTGGCACCGTAGCCGCCTGCGATCCTGATGCGGAATCACTCAACTACGACTAGTGCTTTGTCCGTGACTTTGTCTCTTCAGGTCTAGTGTTTCTGGTGAGTGGACGGGCTGAAATTGTCCGCAATTTTCTAATCGAGACGCTGAGGTTGCAAAGCCACGAGAAGCAAGTGGACTTCTTCAGGCCAGGCCCAGGTTTGATGCCAGCTAGCTTCAAAGTAGACACCAGGGATGGTGAGCAATTCCTGATAGCCGACTTTGGGGAACACGCTATCGGTAGAGTGCCTCCGGTTGACTCCTGTTTGTGGTGGATTATTCTGCTGCGAGCCTATGTGAGAGCGACTGGCGATCTTGCTTTAGCCCACCAAGAAGATTTTCAGAGGGGACTAAAGTTAATCCTTGAACTTTGTTTGGTGCATCGCTTTGCCATGTATCCAACCATGTTGGTTCCAGATGGCGCTTTCATGATTGATCGGCGCATGGGAGTCTATGGTCATCCCTTAGAAATTCAGGTGCTGTTCTATGCAGCTTTGCGTGCGGTTCGTGAGCTACTTATACCTGAGGGGGACGGCGTTCAGTACCTCAAAGTGACAACCCAACGCTTGATGGCATTAAAATATCATATCCGTAAATATTACTGGCTGAATCTCAAGCGATTGAACGAGATTTACCGCTACAAAGCCGAGGAGTTTGGCAAAGAGGTTGTCAATAAATTTAATATCTATCCAGAATCAATTCCAGACTGGTTAACCGAATGGCTACCAGAAACGGGAGGCTATTTAGCAGGTAACCTTGGGCCTTCTCAGCTCGATTTTCGCTTTTTTGCCTTAGGGAACTTGATGGCCATCCTCACTTCCTTAGTAAATGAGCAAGAGTCTCAAGGGATTATGAACTTGATTGAACAGCGCTGGTCTGACCTAGTGGGGTGTATACCGCTCAAAATTTGCTTTCCTGCCCTGGAGGGTTCGGAATGGCGAATTGTCACTGGCTCTGATCCCAAGAACCAACCGTGGTCCTACCACAATGGCGGCAACTGGCCGGTTTTGCTTTGGATGCTGGTAGCGGCGGCTCACAAAATGGGTCGGACTGACCTGGCTCACCAAGCGCTTGACCTAGCTCGCAATCGCTTACACGAAGATCAATGGCCGGAATATTACGATGGGCGACATGGTCGTTTAATAGGCAAAGAAGCTAGAAAATATCAAACCTGGACGATTGCTGGCTTCTTAGTAGCTGAAGAACTGAACGTAAACCCAGCTCACTTAGACTTAATTAGTTTTGGTGAAGACCCAGATGATCTCACCTGTGACCTATAAGGGCACGCGCTGTGAACTCTTGCAAGCTCTTGCAGCCGTTGGTCTTAGCTTTGCTTAGAGGATGCAATGGTGACGGTAGCGCAGACTGCAACGATTGTCTTGCTACCCTGACTCCGCAACCGGTATCTAGAAAAGCTCCAGCTTACTACTCAGCTCAATATATTAAGTTACGTTAAGAAGTTACTTGCCTGTGGCCAGCTCTATAGACTCCGATATTAGACATCTTTGATACAGTTTCAGTTCTTCAAATCTGCATAGAAGTTATTCTGCTGGTTCTTTAGCTCGACTTACTTATATCTCCACTGTAGATTTTTACATATCTTTATGTTAGCTTATGAGCTCAATCTACGGATCTTTGTTAGAGCAGTCTCGAATTAGGACTTCTGTATGAGAGGATCAAAGTTCAGTTAATTTGTTGAATTAAGGAGTCCTTGAATGGCGATTCCAGAAATTACTCAGACCCTTCTATCTGCCAAGCAAGCTAAGGGACTCAGCTTTGCTGATTTAGAAAAGCTACTCGGACGCGACGAAGTCTGGATTGCAGCCCTTTTCTACCGACAAGCCAGTGCCTCAGAAGATGAAGCGAGCAAACTGGTTTCAGCCCTTGGTCTTAGCCCTGAGGTTGCACAAGCCTTAACTGAATTTCCGATCAAAGGATTGGGTCCAGTCGTGCCAACTGATCCCCTGATCTATCGTTTTTATGAAATCATGCAGGTTTATGGGATGCCTCTCAAAGAGGTAATTCATGAGAAGTTTGGTGATGGCATTATGAGCGCCATTGACTTCACTTTGGATGTAGAAAAAGAAGAAGATCCCAAAGGTGACCGCGTCAAATTGATCATGTCCGGGAAGTTCTTATCCTACAAAAAATGGTAGGGATAGTTGCTAATGGCTGAATGATTGATAGCAGTTCAGTTTAAAGTTATAGGCCGGAAGATAGGAGTACATAAGGATGTGCTCCTGTTTGTTTTTAAGTCTCTTTTTGGGCCAAGAATTTTGGATCCAGAATAGCCTGGATTGTGTTCCTAATCTTGATCTTAAAATTAGGGGCCAAGACTAGTTTTTAGTTGGCCTGTTTTGACCTTAATAGACTGGCTTCGCGCAGCACATCTAGAAAGGCAAATACAGCCGGACTGTGCAAGGCATTGGCCAAAACCACGGCTTTAATCACTCGTGGTAGAGGCACCGGCAAACGGTAAGCCCGAATTTCTTTGGGTAAAGGCGCCGCTGCTAAGGATGGCATGATCGTAGCGCCTAGCCCTTGAGCGACCATCGCCAGTACTGTCGAGTCCTCTTTAACCCGGTAGGCCACGTTTAGCGATACCTGAGCTGCGGCACAGTGGTCGAGAATCCGGGGCCCCTCTGGGCAGTCGGTCATGATGAACGAGTGGGTGGCTAGGTCTTCCCAAGTGAGCTGTTTGCGTTTGGGCGCTTTTGAACTGGCGATCAGCATCATGTGCTCATCTCGCGTGATCTCCCAAGTGTCAAAGCAAGCATCAAAGCCTCCCACAGACAGCCGATAGGTCAAACCAATATCAGCCCGACCTTCGCGCAAGCTCTGCTCGATGCCTGGTTCATCCTGCTCAGTGACCGTGATTGCCACGTTAGGAAACTTGCTGCGAAACTGGGCAATGGCCGGGGGCAGAATATGCATGGCAGCACTGCGGAAGGCAGTGAGGCGAACCCGTCCTCCGTGTAACCCCTTTTCTAGAGTTGCCTGGTGAATAATTTTGCTTTGCAGATCTAGCATCTGGCGAGCATAGGGCAAAATGTGTTCACCAGCGGAGGTGAGCCGCGCGCCATAACGCCCCCGCGACAACAGCGAAACGCCCAATTCTTCTTCCAAACCCGCAATTGCGTGACTGATCGCGGACTGGGAGACATCAAGACTAAAGGCTGCTTCGGTGAAGTTACCGTGCTCTGCGACCGCGACTAATGCCTGAAGCTGGGAGATCTTCATGACTGCATTCTACCTGAAGGCTTTTCGCATCCTCAAATCGAAAGAAATCTTGCCTATGGCAGCCACTTTCGATAAATCAAATTCTAGTAAAACCAAAGCTCCCAGAATTCGCTCCGCCCATAAGCGCGTGGGGCAGACTTAGCAAAAAGTATAGAGAGCCACTGGCTAAACTCAACAGAGTTCTGTAATCTCTTTGCTAACCTATCCGGTCAGCACCTAGTAGAAGTGCGATCTTCACTCCTACTAGGCTAACCCCCAAGCTGATCACCCAGCCCGGAGGCTAGTGGGCAGTTTAACACTGCTATAACTCCCTCATTCTCTTTGGCGAAAGGTGCAAGGTGGCGCGGTGGGCCAGGGCTAGCGAGCTTCCAAACTCGCTAGCCCGTCAAACCCAATATCCCAGGATTGACACCGATGTGGACAACGTTTGGCACCCTTGCAAAAGGGGAGCGGTTTTACTTTGCGGGTCATGTGGCAGTGAAGTTGACGAGTGGCGGCATCAATACACCGGGCCGCTTTATGTGGGATGGCGAGTCAGACCATGAGGGCTGGCAGATCTACAACGGTACGCGAGTGCAAACCTGCACCTGTCCGCGAGAAACTGTAGAACCCGCTGAGGAGGTCAAGCTATAACTTAGTCTTTATTAGTCCATAACCTAGCCTTGAACTGTGCGCAGGCCACCTTCTTTAAGATTGGGGGCCATTAGATCAGTCAACGGCGAACCGGTTCACTAAGCACTGAATCTTGGGAACCCAAATACCACAAGCCGTAAGTTGTCCCCTAACAAGTCCCTAGCAAGTCCCGTGGGGCCTCCAAAGGAATTGACCTACAAGAGGAATGTATCAAGAATTACCTTGAGATGTGTTTCGAATTACACAAATCCCACAAGCATTGTCAAAATTCTGTTCAAGAATTTGCTCCAGCTTGAATTAGAGCGCATTTGCCGGAAAATCAATAACTTTTGCTAAAAATTAGCCCGCTAAGCTTGAACAACACCCTTAAATCTACCGAGAACTTAAAGGCTATGCCCCTGGCTTCTTAAAATTGCCCGTAGGAATACTGAGATAACAAACGAAAGCTGCTCTACAACTCGTATTTGTACAGGGTGAACGAACCGTTAGCTCCTCTATGCTAGTGAAGCCCATTTGTAAGCCCTATCGCTCTATTGCAACTGCCCTGTGAGTGGGTGCAAGCCCATTAGAAGAAAGAGCTTGCACCTTGAACTCTCCCAGGCAACTCACACCCAACAGCTGGCGGAAGACCGTCGACCAATGCCATTACCCTAATTGCCCTAGTTCTGGAAAAACTGCGGGGAGTGACAGCTGTGAGCTTTGCACAGAGCTTTCTCAACGACTTTTTGTGGTCGCGACAATTTGTTCCGCATGGGCACTGCTATCTGTGGAACCCAGGCTTGGTGTCGCTGCATGTTCTGGCAGATCTGCTGATTGCTCTGTCCTACTACGCAATTCCAATTGGCCTGCTCTCTTTCATTCAAAAACGGCGTGACGTACCCTTTCCGAGTATCTTCAGCCTGTTTGGTGCTTTTATTATCTGCTGCGGCACTACACACCTGCTTGCAATCTGGACCCTCTGGCAGCCCAGCTATTGGCTATCCGGAAGTGTGAAGGCGGTAACAGCCGTCGTCTCTCTCTACACAGCACTGGAATTAGTGCCTCTTATTCCTCAAGCCCTAGCTCTGCCCAACCCAACCCAGCTTGCAACTGCCAACCAAGACCTACAAAACCAAATCGCTGAGCGTAAGCGAGCTGAGGCAGACCTGGAAAGCGCAAGGCAAGACCTAGAAATGCGAGTGCAGGAGCGCACCCTGCAATTGAGCCGCATCAACGAGTCCCTGCAGGTTGAAATTACTGAGCGTAAGCGAGTAGAGCAAGCCCTACGCCAAAGTGAGGAGCGCTACCGCTCGCTGATTGAAGCCACTACTCAGATCATTTGGGATACCAATGCGGCTGGGGAGTTCGTGACTGAGCAGCCGAGTTGGAGCGCTTTTACCGGTCAAACCTATCCTGAAAGTGCAGGTTGGGGCTGGCTTGCGGCTATTCACCCAGAAGACCAACAGGATACCGCCCTGAAATGGTCAGCAGCAGTGCAACAGCGCGAACTCTATGAAGGTGAGCTTCGCCTGCAGCGACAGGATGGTGAATATCGCCATATGAATGTCAGGGCGGTCCCAGTCTTAGAGCCTGACGGCAGCGTCCGAGAGTGGGTAGGATTTCAAACTGATATCACCCCTGCTAAGCAGGTGGAGGCGGAGCGAGCCCAACTGTTAGCCCGCGAACAGCTTGCCCGAGCCGAAGCTGAAGCCGCTCGACAGCAATTGGCGGCGATCTTTGAGACCTCACCGATGGGCATTGCTCTACTAGACCAGCAGCAGCGATTTGTAGCGATTAATGAAGCACTGGCGGAGATCAATGGCATCAGTCGTGATCAACACCTGAGTCACTCAGTACCTGAGCTGTTTGCCGCTTCTGACCCTGCGATTGTTGAGCTATTTCAAATCCTTTACGCAACAGGCCAGCCGTTCATTGCGCCTGATATGCCAGCTAATGTACCTGGGCGAGAAGACCGCCGCCCAGGCTTTTACAACGTTTATTATCTGCCCAGAACAGGGCCCAATCTGGAAG of Leptolyngbya sp. FACHB-261 contains these proteins:
- a CDS encoding tetraprenyl-beta-curcumene synthase family protein, encoding MSAPDNVWSLAFGIYRDVLPIVRQHLGDWQTQARQIPDPELRQQALASIKTKTFHCEGGSIYGLLVREHRHKIIRFIVAYQTISDYLDNLCDRSTSCDPDDFRALHEALLQALTPGAEPTNYYRLRTEQEDGGYLQKLVATCQSVLQQLPAYSNIAPALQELATHYCNLQVHKHVTPEERVPRLTAWFASQQASLPEMSWYEFSACAGSTLGIFCLVAYACEETCSADLAERVKASYFPWVQGLHILLDYFIDQEEDRSKGDLNFCAYYRNDQEMIQRFAHFIQQANRAVLWLPHLKFHRMINHGLVGIYLADEKVSQQKELHRLARRLMQASGLSSVFFLVNGWIMARLRSRSSSAPSGRQTSREPILST
- a CDS encoding NAD(P)/FAD-dependent oxidoreductase; translated protein: MPRIVVLGAGPAGCSAGYHLAKSGHQVTLIDKATFPRDKICGDGISFESVQALFTLGIYPQDIKCLAQYAPVCGLRLGVSNGNEHMQTTQLEGYCIPRFELDNLLYQHAVEAGCIPQTQTITDLARSHPDLYHDYDHIIDARGVYAGEANAIAIRAYWSVKVEDFPEPYCSKAHIYFDPKLGVNGYGWLFPVTVKDGLIKLNVGVILWLDEYQKLNTNIIRLFDQFVQKNETTKALLSKLVSQQKPRAYPLTTAKRDNRVSDGKVLKIGDAANLTDPLTGEGIANALLSGLQVAQAINMSVMPAAAAENWQRLYQIHFEPDFQAGLWLKSLRKSFLANQLLISLMKRNHWVAERVMYAVAGLIPYSEFVPSLRY
- a CDS encoding alpha/beta fold hydrolase, producing the protein MPASFLPPQVKYLSEPTSIALAERIERQPIQTALSTQPIATAYIRQGSGGTPILLLHGFDSSVFEFRRLLPLLAAQNETWALDLLGFGFTERLTGLPFAPPAIKAHLYAFWKSLIQQPMILVGASMGGAAAIDFALTFPQLVHKLVLIASVGYSGSFPLAQFLAPPFDFLAMEWWRQRKLQPLAFYSTFAPWDIASQEALRCAALHLEMPGWYEALLAFTKSGGYSLQQQITQVQSPTLILWGEQDDMLGTSDAAKFKRDIAQSQLIWLKGCGHVPHLEQPQLTAQHILAFR
- a CDS encoding YbjN domain-containing protein, translating into MEFETEAQRACYDKVATWMGQLFGKFPCARPDVPGLGLFRGSALVEVLIYPWGENDAVINSRSFVAVGAELTSDLMLFLLQENARMRFGAFGVDQKGDILFEDTIVDYGDDKKEFEASVTAVLDVADEYDDLIVSKWGGQRALDRIREFN
- a CDS encoding NblA/ycf18 family protein, which gives rise to MNQPTELSLEQQFSLKIFADQVQQMSHEQAQEFLLMLRKQMMMQETMYQKFLRHEWKLDVDAFSV
- the cynS gene encoding cyanase, coding for MAIPEITQTLLSAKQAKGLSFADLEKLLGRDEVWIAALFYRQASASEDEASKLVSALGLSPEVAQALTEFPIKGLGPVVPTDPLIYRFYEIMQVYGMPLKEVIHEKFGDGIMSAIDFTLDVEKEEDPKGDRVKLIMSGKFLSYKKW
- a CDS encoding LysR family transcriptional regulator gives rise to the protein MKISQLQALVAVAEHGNFTEAAFSLDVSQSAISHAIAGLEEELGVSLLSRGRYGARLTSAGEHILPYARQMLDLQSKIIHQATLEKGLHGGRVRLTAFRSAAMHILPPAIAQFRSKFPNVAITVTEQDEPGIEQSLREGRADIGLTYRLSVGGFDACFDTWEITRDEHMMLIASSKAPKRKQLTWEDLATHSFIMTDCPEGPRILDHCAAAQVSLNVAYRVKEDSTVLAMVAQGLGATIMPSLAAAPLPKEIRAYRLPVPLPRVIKAVVLANALHSPAVFAFLDVLREASLLRSKQAN
- a CDS encoding histidine kinase dimerization/phosphoacceptor domain -containing protein, with product MSFAQSFLNDFLWSRQFVPHGHCYLWNPGLVSLHVLADLLIALSYYAIPIGLLSFIQKRRDVPFPSIFSLFGAFIICCGTTHLLAIWTLWQPSYWLSGSVKAVTAVVSLYTALELVPLIPQALALPNPTQLATANQDLQNQIAERKRAEADLESARQDLEMRVQERTLQLSRINESLQVEITERKRVEQALRQSEERYRSLIEATTQIIWDTNAAGEFVTEQPSWSAFTGQTYPESAGWGWLAAIHPEDQQDTALKWSAAVQQRELYEGELRLQRQDGEYRHMNVRAVPVLEPDGSVREWVGFQTDITPAKQVEAERAQLLAREQLARAEAEAARQQLAAIFETSPMGIALLDQQQRFVAINEALAEINGISRDQHLSHSVPELFAASDPAIVELFQILYATGQPFIAPDMPANVPGREDRRPGFYNVYYLPRTGPNLEVESVLVYVVDVTERKQAEEQIKASLREKEVLLKEVHHRVKNNLQVISSLLNLQSDQIQDSQALEVFKESQNRVRSMALIHEKLYQSKHLASIDFSDYIRSLTDTLLRSYGNSANRIELSMSAGEVLLGIDTAIPLGLIISELVSNALKHAFTEQEPGMIRVGLHNGSNSELMLTVSDNGIGLPKDFDWQNSESLGLRLVNDLAEQLDGSIEFWNGNGTTFKLTFAVHEQ